In Neokomagataea tanensis, one genomic interval encodes:
- a CDS encoding thioredoxin family protein, translating into MLGVSSTIKSLGSKRALLAFMLGLSCALGGLSSFALASENEPFLQIEGTLPSLDGATSWLNSSPLSARQLRGKVVLVDFWTYSCINCLREAPYIKAWEKKYQSQGLVVIGVHTPEFRFETNIDNIKHAIDREGITYPVAVDSDRRIWDAFNNHYWPALYFIDAQGRIRHHQYGEGNYDLSERVIQALLSERGSIAGTEGKDGIALGEGAEAPPDLDDIGSAETYLGYDRQAGFVSASDLRAEVSSDYSLPALALNQWGLQGTWTVNPDKVILDKQQGTIAYRFHARDLHLVLGRVSGTSPVHFQVLIDGKAPGADHGVDTGPDGKGVVSETRLYQLVRQKGSVTDHTFEIRFDSPGVEAYSFTFG; encoded by the coding sequence ATGCTTGGCGTTTCTAGTACGATAAAAAGCTTGGGTAGTAAGAGGGCCTTGCTAGCTTTCATGCTTGGTCTCTCATGCGCATTGGGCGGTCTGTCCAGCTTTGCTTTAGCCTCGGAAAATGAACCTTTTTTGCAAATTGAAGGAACTTTGCCTTCATTGGATGGGGCGACGAGCTGGCTCAATTCTTCTCCTCTGAGTGCCCGGCAATTGCGGGGAAAAGTGGTGTTGGTCGATTTTTGGACGTATTCGTGCATCAATTGCCTGCGCGAAGCTCCTTATATCAAGGCTTGGGAAAAGAAATATCAAAGCCAAGGCCTTGTCGTTATTGGCGTTCATACGCCTGAGTTCCGCTTTGAGACCAATATAGATAACATCAAACACGCAATTGACCGTGAGGGCATAACTTACCCCGTGGCTGTTGATAGCGACCGGCGCATTTGGGACGCTTTCAATAACCATTATTGGCCCGCTTTATACTTCATTGATGCACAAGGGCGCATCCGCCACCATCAATATGGTGAGGGCAACTACGACTTGTCTGAACGTGTCATTCAGGCTTTGCTTTCAGAGCGAGGATCTATCGCTGGTACGGAGGGGAAAGACGGTATCGCATTGGGGGAGGGCGCCGAGGCGCCGCCTGATTTGGACGATATTGGCTCTGCCGAGACTTATCTGGGGTATGATAGGCAGGCTGGTTTTGTGTCAGCTTCCGATTTACGTGCTGAGGTGAGTAGCGATTACAGCTTGCCTGCTTTAGCTTTGAATCAATGGGGACTTCAGGGAACCTGGACTGTTAATCCCGATAAGGTTATTCTCGACAAACAGCAGGGTACTATTGCTTATAGATTTCATGCTCGAGACCTACATTTGGTATTAGGGCGTGTCAGCGGTACCTCACCTGTGCATTTTCAAGTATTGATAGATGGAAAAGCCCCTGGGGCAGATCATGGGGTAGACACAGGCCCTGATGGGAAGGGCGTCGTCTCTGAAACGCGCTTGTATCAATTAGTTCGTCAAAAAGGTTCTGTAACAGACCATACGTTCGAAATCCGTTTTGATAGCCCAGGAGTGGAAGCTTACTCTTTTACTTTTGGGTAA
- a CDS encoding LysR family transcriptional regulator produces MELHIILHLTHWISLGSLNLMFSWIILLFHHHRESDCEECFPSTIIFFYNIISFLNTKHRQNVMTNPQITFRELSHFLTVICQGGFVKASQALNVSQPSISQSIKNLEHKIGAQLVIRDRKSLSLTEKGQIFRRYAERTLREEINLRELLSEAKKCIEGPLRVAVPPAISSICFPNIIESFCGKYPDVMLEIDECPSDRLIPRLRSGQTEAAMLILPTTERDLQFHSLGWDSLCLLVPEQHSLGHADSCHLKAILEERVVLLREDFKINAFLNQAYAEHAATPRVTGRTSDIYLLMAMVRAGMGIGIVPSLLCQKDWMTGLRKLRLLSPSITFELALATRRDHVLSPAGEAWRAECHQHFAYPQP; encoded by the coding sequence ATGGAGCTACACATCATTCTTCACTTGACGCACTGGATCTCACTAGGAAGCCTGAACCTCATGTTCAGCTGGATAATTTTGCTGTTCCATCACCATAGAGAGTCCGACTGCGAAGAATGCTTTCCCTCTACAATTATTTTCTTTTATAATATAATATCATTTTTGAATACAAAACATAGGCAAAACGTTATGACAAATCCACAGATAACATTCAGAGAGTTATCGCATTTTCTGACTGTGATCTGCCAAGGTGGTTTTGTAAAAGCTAGCCAAGCCCTTAACGTTAGCCAACCGTCCATTAGTCAAAGTATAAAAAACCTTGAACACAAAATTGGGGCGCAACTCGTTATCAGGGACCGTAAATCCCTTTCACTAACCGAAAAAGGCCAGATTTTCCGCCGTTATGCCGAGCGTACACTGAGAGAAGAAATTAATCTTCGCGAGCTGCTTTCCGAGGCAAAAAAATGTATTGAAGGACCACTAAGAGTGGCGGTTCCACCCGCAATCTCGTCAATTTGTTTTCCAAATATTATAGAAAGCTTCTGCGGAAAATATCCTGACGTCATGCTTGAAATTGACGAATGCCCCTCCGACCGCCTTATACCTCGCCTCAGATCGGGACAAACCGAAGCAGCAATGCTTATTTTACCAACTACGGAGAGAGATCTACAATTTCACTCCTTGGGTTGGGATAGTCTTTGTCTTTTAGTCCCCGAACAACATTCACTGGGTCATGCCGATTCATGCCATTTAAAAGCTATTCTTGAAGAGCGGGTGGTCTTACTCCGCGAGGATTTCAAAATTAACGCCTTTTTAAACCAAGCCTATGCTGAACATGCTGCAACCCCACGGGTTACTGGCAGAACAAGCGACATATACCTACTTATGGCTATGGTCCGAGCAGGTATGGGGATCGGAATTGTACCCTCCCTCTTATGCCAGAAAGATTGGATGACAGGCTTGAGAAAGCTAAGGCTATTGTCGCCTTCCATAACTTTTGAATTGGCCTTAGCGACCAGAAGGGATCATGTCCTCTCACCTGCTGGAGAAGCTTGGCGCGCCGAGTGTCACCAGCATTTTGCTTATCCCCAGCCATAA
- a CDS encoding YitT family protein, which translates to MSKNVSISLRHSLLEDVFAFFIGCGLIVMGIMCLHKAGLVTGGMAGISLLLSYFVPVAPGNLFTLINLPFLLFAARAMSFSFALRTAIASVGVTVAASQMPHVIALSYVQPVFASLFGGTMIGLGILCLARHRAGVGGTGIMSLWLQKTYGINAGRVQIIMDCIILTMSAFFLNFDKFILSVLSALAMSSVLIAYHKDGRYVAH; encoded by the coding sequence ATGTCGAAAAACGTGTCAATTTCTTTGCGTCATTCTCTATTGGAAGATGTATTCGCCTTTTTTATTGGTTGTGGATTGATCGTTATGGGCATTATGTGCCTCCATAAAGCAGGATTAGTGACCGGCGGAATGGCAGGTATTTCACTTCTTCTTTCTTATTTTGTTCCTGTTGCTCCTGGAAATTTGTTTACACTGATTAACCTTCCTTTCCTGTTATTTGCAGCGCGGGCAATGAGTTTTTCTTTCGCTTTACGTACGGCAATTGCGAGTGTCGGGGTTACAGTTGCTGCTTCCCAGATGCCCCATGTCATTGCTTTATCTTATGTCCAACCCGTTTTTGCGTCGCTTTTTGGGGGAACAATGATTGGCTTGGGTATCCTATGTTTGGCCAGACACCGCGCGGGTGTCGGTGGTACAGGAATAATGTCACTTTGGTTGCAAAAAACTTATGGAATTAATGCAGGTAGAGTGCAAATAATAATGGACTGTATTATTTTAACAATGTCTGCATTTTTTTTAAATTTTGATAAATTTATACTATCAGTACTAAGCGCTTTGGCTATGAGTAGCGTTTTGATTGCTTATCATAAAGACGGTCGTTATGTGGCTCACTAA